The Mixta hanseatica genome includes a region encoding these proteins:
- a CDS encoding NosD domain-containing protein, which yields MSDENYYDVTAWHIGNAYQDIGEVINSIIADIKSRQTQTDSNEGGKPGAVIYIPPGDYHLTTQVVIDISYLKIMGSGHGFTSSSIRFNTPQNEWANWHEVWPGGSRILVELTPQAGDEEHSAAAFYVKREGNPRISSVEFADFCIDGLHFVGDSDAENSYVNGKTGIYIASAQDSFRITGMGMVYLEHGVVIYSADALSVHNNFIAECGNCIELRGSGQASKITDNLIGAGYNGYSIYAENFGGLLVAANNVFPRGSSSVHFSGVVRSTVTSNRLHSFYPGMLVLGNNCAENLVSANHFFREREPWGPMQKYDNGLDDLYGLLYISGNNNSIIANHISETIEAQYIKPSGAKPVVIRLVSGSGNYLSDNHIVATTEAAEAQATAKQSCFDTQVHALLTVDTLKPLNVTMVQVEKEALHNTILDSGSDAQVVVDKRVNAFRATPTPSI from the coding sequence ATGTCTGATGAAAATTATTATGATGTAACCGCGTGGCATATCGGCAATGCGTATCAAGATATTGGTGAAGTGATTAATAGCATTATTGCCGATATAAAAAGCCGACAAACGCAAACCGATAGCAACGAAGGCGGAAAACCAGGCGCGGTAATTTATATTCCGCCGGGTGACTACCACTTAACTACGCAGGTGGTTATCGATATCAGCTATCTTAAAATTATGGGTTCCGGCCACGGCTTCACCTCTTCAAGCATTCGCTTTAATACACCGCAGAATGAATGGGCAAACTGGCATGAAGTGTGGCCGGGTGGCAGCCGTATCCTGGTCGAGCTTACTCCGCAGGCGGGCGATGAGGAACATAGCGCAGCCGCATTCTACGTGAAGCGAGAGGGTAATCCACGTATCAGTTCCGTCGAGTTTGCTGACTTCTGCATTGACGGCTTACATTTTGTCGGCGATAGCGATGCGGAAAATAGCTATGTCAACGGCAAAACCGGTATTTATATCGCCAGCGCACAGGACTCATTCCGTATTACCGGCATGGGGATGGTCTACTTAGAACATGGCGTGGTGATCTATAGCGCAGATGCGCTGTCAGTACATAATAACTTTATCGCCGAATGCGGTAATTGCATAGAGCTGCGAGGTTCAGGGCAGGCATCGAAAATCACTGATAACCTGATCGGCGCCGGTTATAACGGCTATTCCATTTATGCTGAAAACTTTGGCGGCCTGTTAGTGGCAGCGAATAATGTTTTCCCGCGTGGGTCCAGCAGCGTTCATTTTTCCGGCGTGGTGCGTTCCACGGTTACCAGTAACAGGCTCCACTCGTTTTATCCAGGCATGCTGGTTCTGGGAAATAACTGCGCAGAAAATCTGGTTTCCGCCAATCATTTCTTTCGCGAACGTGAGCCCTGGGGTCCGATGCAGAAATATGATAATGGTTTAGATGATTTATATGGACTGCTGTATATCAGCGGTAATAATAACTCTATTATTGCCAACCATATTTCGGAAACCATAGAGGCCCAATATATTAAGCCGTCTGGCGCTAAGCCGGTGGTCATACGTCTGGTTTCCGGCAGCGGAAATTATCTCTCCGATAACCATATTGTCGCCACAACCGAAGCTGCAGAAGCCCAGGCCACAGCGAAGCAATCGTGCTTTGATACCCAGGTACACGCGTTACTGACCGTTGATACCTTGAAACCGCTTAACGTCACCATGGTACAGGTAGAAAAGGAAGCGCTGCACAACACAATTTTAGATTCGGGAAGCGACGCCCAGGTGGTGGTAGATAAGAGGGTAAACGCCTTCAGAGCCACGCCAACGCCGAGCATATAA
- a CDS encoding carbohydrate porin, producing the protein MKIKYVALAISTLFSSGLIAAQNYTSVDINQRLIQLEQRLISAERRAKEAETEIQALKQQQFVSSQSMPTLKVDSAKPVTSATEPVKLMLSGNSDLKLYGDVEFNMDAASSTGSLTSVKTTSKNGARGHKERWDINGRILLGFDGTRRTDNGHFAGFSAQPLAYMTGKMDVDDAVFFFGREDDWRVKVGRFEAYDMFPLNQDTFIEYSGNTANDLYSDGYGYIYMMKEGRGRSRSGGNFLLSKTLDNWYFELNSLLENGSTLFQDAGYHGNTLENKKNVAYLRPVIAWSSGQFSTAVAMEKNIVNNAYGYYANSSNWVDQSDRTGYGWTMAWNGQKTDPDDGVITNLSVAYMDASDEKDFTAGINSLWHRFELGYIYAHNKIDKFSAANYAAICDDNCWIANVGDYDIHTLHASWLLPNIMDMKNFNIYLGAYASWIEANPAQGDKHEDARYGGRLRFKYFF; encoded by the coding sequence ATGAAAATAAAATATGTGGCGCTGGCTATCAGCACGCTGTTTTCCTCTGGCCTGATAGCAGCGCAAAATTATACTTCCGTTGACATCAACCAGCGTCTTATCCAACTGGAACAGCGATTAATTAGTGCTGAACGACGAGCAAAAGAGGCCGAAACTGAGATTCAGGCGCTGAAACAACAACAGTTCGTCAGCTCGCAAAGCATGCCGACGCTAAAAGTCGACTCTGCCAAACCGGTCACATCCGCTACCGAGCCGGTGAAGCTGATGCTTTCAGGCAATAGCGATCTCAAACTTTATGGCGACGTTGAATTTAATATGGATGCCGCCAGCAGCACCGGCAGCCTGACATCAGTAAAAACCACGTCGAAAAACGGGGCCAGGGGCCATAAAGAACGTTGGGATATCAATGGTCGTATTCTGCTGGGGTTTGATGGCACGCGCAGAACCGATAACGGCCACTTTGCGGGTTTTTCCGCGCAGCCGCTTGCCTATATGACCGGAAAAATGGATGTCGATGATGCGGTATTCTTCTTTGGCCGCGAGGATGACTGGAGGGTAAAAGTAGGACGTTTCGAAGCATACGATATGTTCCCTCTTAACCAGGATACCTTTATTGAATATTCCGGCAATACCGCCAACGATCTCTACAGCGATGGCTACGGCTATATCTACATGATGAAAGAGGGACGCGGCCGCAGCCGCAGCGGCGGCAATTTTCTGCTCAGCAAAACGCTGGATAACTGGTATTTTGAGCTGAATAGCCTGCTGGAAAACGGAAGCACCCTGTTCCAGGATGCGGGTTATCACGGCAACACGCTGGAGAACAAAAAAAATGTCGCCTACCTGCGTCCGGTGATTGCCTGGAGCAGCGGCCAATTCTCTACCGCAGTGGCGATGGAAAAGAACATCGTAAATAACGCCTACGGTTATTACGCGAATAGCAGCAACTGGGTCGATCAGTCAGACCGTACCGGATATGGCTGGACGATGGCCTGGAACGGGCAAAAAACCGATCCTGACGATGGCGTCATAACCAATCTGAGCGTGGCCTATATGGATGCTTCAGATGAGAAAGATTTCACCGCAGGCATAAATTCACTGTGGCACCGTTTTGAGCTGGGCTATATCTATGCGCATAACAAAATTGATAAGTTTAGCGCCGCCAATTACGCCGCCATCTGTGACGATAACTGCTGGATCGCTAACGTGGGTGATTACGATATCCACACGCTTCACGCTTCCTGGCTGCTTCCAAATATCATGGATATGAAGAATTTCAATATCTACCTCGGAGCTTACGCTTCCTGGATCGAAGCGAATCCGGCACAGGGCGACAAGCATGAAGACGCCCGCTACGGCGGTCGCTTGCGGTTTAAATACTTTTTCTGA
- a CDS encoding carbohydrate kinase family protein, whose product MDIRSKEQSIICLGELMIDFVCIDIAQGLVEGKKFLKKAGGAPANVAVTIARLGGHARLAAQVGDDPFGEFLIQTLRRESLDTSLIVRDPHAPTTLAFVGIQHDGERDFVFCRGADGFLTQQSLPVDFLHDSKIVHLGAATGLLGGELHQTYLAVAQRAKEQGKMLSFDPNFRSGLWGGNEAEFIRRCEPLLAIADVIKMSEEELMLITGLADLAAGCRYLHDRGATLVNVTLGSRGTWASHRDGGQERVPSIAVKSVDSTGAGDAFIGALLLRFTQRDRSPISYNDFVMDVAWANKVGALTCTRFGAIDAIPTLAELTE is encoded by the coding sequence ATGGATATAAGATCCAAAGAGCAGAGCATTATCTGTCTGGGCGAACTGATGATTGATTTTGTCTGTATCGATATTGCTCAGGGATTGGTTGAGGGGAAGAAATTCCTCAAAAAAGCGGGCGGCGCGCCGGCAAATGTCGCCGTCACCATTGCCCGGCTGGGCGGCCACGCCCGGCTGGCCGCGCAGGTAGGAGACGATCCCTTCGGCGAGTTTCTTATCCAGACGCTGCGTCGCGAATCGCTGGATACCTCATTAATTGTGCGCGATCCTCACGCGCCAACCACGCTGGCTTTTGTCGGCATTCAGCATGACGGCGAACGTGATTTTGTGTTCTGCCGCGGGGCCGATGGCTTTCTGACGCAGCAGAGCCTGCCCGTGGACTTTCTGCACGACAGCAAAATCGTACACCTGGGCGCGGCCACCGGCTTACTGGGCGGCGAACTGCATCAAACTTACCTCGCTGTCGCGCAACGTGCTAAAGAGCAGGGCAAAATGCTTTCCTTTGACCCCAACTTCCGCAGCGGCCTGTGGGGCGGCAATGAGGCTGAATTTATCCGCCGCTGTGAGCCGTTGCTGGCAATAGCCGACGTGATAAAAATGAGCGAAGAAGAGCTGATGTTGATCACCGGCCTCGCCGATTTAGCAGCGGGTTGTCGCTATTTACATGACCGGGGAGCAACCCTCGTTAACGTGACGCTCGGCAGCCGCGGCACTTGGGCCAGCCATCGGGATGGCGGACAAGAGCGGGTACCTTCCATAGCGGTTAAGTCAGTGGATTCGACGGGCGCCGGAGACGCCTTTATCGGCGCGCTGCTGTTACGTTTTACGCAGCGGGATAGATCACCAATAAGCTATAACGATTTCGTTATGGACGTCGCGTGGGCCAACAAAGTTGGAGCATTAACCTGTACGCGCTTTGGCGCTATCGATGCGATTCCAACGCTGGCTGAACTGACAGAATAA